In Rutidosis leptorrhynchoides isolate AG116_Rl617_1_P2 chromosome 2, CSIRO_AGI_Rlap_v1, whole genome shotgun sequence, one genomic interval encodes:
- the LOC139890300 gene encoding uncharacterized protein, which yields MVRNLETNFTEKEVIEAIKSCGKNKVPGPDGFMGFGRKWIKWIQACLESTSISILINGSSTDHFFLLPEMGVRQGAPLSPFLFILASEGLNYLLKVATKEKLIKGVEVGNDKVIVSHLQYADDTIIFGKWNKSEVRHVLTILKCFEDLSGLKINLNKSCAYGIGTSKSELSTLATWFRCKEVVFLTNKESFWVKIIKSIHGQNDGLGCLSNSNDPILKKLPGRIWFDIIKVEDTLTKLGCEISNAFVRVVGNSSGTKFWLDKWCGDATLKDTFPRLFRLESHKEALVSDPIIHASEPLISTGPGSLIQNGDQKVNLFHSCPY from the exons ATGGTCCGGAACCTTGAAACAAATTTCACCGAAAAAGAAGTAATTGAAGCTATCAAGAGTTGTGGTAAAAACAAAGTGCCGGGTCCCGATG GGTTCATGGGATTTGGGCGTAAATGGATTAAGTGGATCCAAGCTTGCCTTGAATCTACTTCAATCTCTATCCTTATAAACGGCTCTTCGACCGATCATTTTTTTCTTCTTCCGGAAATGGGAGTGAGACAAGGGGCCCCACTTTCTCCATTTTTGTTCATATTAGCAAGTGAAGGTTTAAATTATTTACTTAAAGTGGCAACCAAAGAAAAGTTAATAAAAGGAGTCGAGGTCGGGAATGATAAAGTAATAGTGTCTCATCTTCAATACGCTGATGACACAATTATTTTCGGAAAATGGAACAAATCGGAAGTTAGACACGTCTTAACAATTCTTAAATGTTTTGAAGACCTTTCGGGACTAAAAATTAATCTCAATAAAAGTTGTGCGTATGGTATCGGAACTTCTAAAAGTGAACTAAGCACTCTTGCAACATGGTTCAGATGCAAAGAAG TGGTTTTTCTCACAAATAAAGAATCTTTTTGGGTAAAAATTATCAAAAGTATTCATGGTCAAAATGACGGGTTGGGTTGTCTCTCCAATTCTAATGATCCGATCTTGAAAAAACTTCCAGGAAGAATTTGGTTTGATATCATCAAAGTTGAAGACACCCTAACCAAGTTAGGGTGTGAAATCTCTAATGCTTTTGTGAGAGTTGTAGGTAATAGCTCGGGAACAAAATTTTGGCTCGACAAATGGTGTGGAGACGCCACcctcaaggacacatttcctagaCTTTTTAGACTAGAATCACATAAAGAAGCACTTGTTTCGGATCCTATCATTCATGCAAGCGAACCCCTAATTTCAACTGGGCCTGGATCTCTCATCCAAAATGGAGATCAGAAAGTGAATTTATTTCATTCTTGTCCttactaa